The following is a genomic window from Phaeodactylum tricornutum CCAP 1055/1 chromosome 31, whole genome shotgun sequence.
TGCCTGATCCCTTTGATGGTACACAGAAGAAGTGGCTCGCCTTTCAATACAGTTTTGAGGCATGGGCCGGAGCAAGTGGGCAATCTTTTGATGCCTGCATCTCACATGACTCGGAGCGATATTCCCGTTCAGAACCAACAGCGACCTACAATGACATCAATGACGAACCTGATTCATTTAAATATGACTGGAACGTTAAGTCAGTTCGCAATTCAAACATCTTTTTTTATGCTCAAGTCGCTCACAAGCGGCGGAGATGCATGGGGCCTTATCGAACCTTACGAGGTTTCAAAAAATGGCCGTCATGCCTGGATCGCCTTGTGTGCATTCTATGAAGGGGCCAGTCAGGTGGGCTTAACCACAGAAGAAGCTCGCACTACAATTCTGACATTGAAGTATACCGGACAATCCCGGAACTTCACTTTTACCAAGTATGTTCAAAAGCATCATACTGGTAACAACATATTGGCTCGCAACAAAGAGGCCTACACGGACTCACAgaaaacaaactttttccTACGGGGAATTGTTGATCCTGAACTTATGGCATTCAAGGCAGCTGCTGAAGCTAACCTAAATGAATGGAAGTTCGAATGCGTTATCACGTACATGCGTACTCAAGCCGCCAAGCTCACGAGCAAGGACGGTAAGGATTCCCGAAACATTCGTCAGGCTACAGGCTTGTCGAAAAACaggaacaacaaaaacaaccgGCGCAAGCGCTCggaataccaaagccaaggcaaaGGTAACAAAGAGTCgggcaaaggaaacaatgctCCTAGTACTCAACTCCGCAAGGACATCTGGGATGAATTGTCTCCCGGGATAAAggatgccatcaaagcgGCAAAGCGTAGAGCGTCTACGGACCCGCGCACGGCTAAAAGAGCCAAGACTAGTAGTATGGATAACTCAAACGCAAGCGTTGAGTCCTACTCGCCTGATTTCAGGTCAATGTCTACTGAAAACTCATCAACTTGAATCAGATTCGGCACGCCGGACATCAGACTGATGACATTCCGAAGTTTTTATCCCAAGGGAAATCTCTTCACGGAATTGAAACAATTGATGGCAACTACATTCTTTTTGAATTGAAGGGACGCACATCATTGTTGTACTCACGAGTACCTACTCGCCATGAGCTTGAGAACTGCCTGCACATTGATCTTACATCTGATCAACCCTGGGATCCAAACAGCAAAGACTGGGAGGATAATGAGCAGCGCTACACGCGTCATGaccgacaacggaatgcACGCTATACCGCAACTGATAATGCGGATGAGGAGAACTTTTACCATGGGTATTTCTCTCTCCCTGACTCTAAGGAGTTCCCGGTTCTACCGGCAAACAATAATGTTATGAACCCACATGATTTCGTACGCGAGATCAAATATGCTACTGCacgggtttcaaaatctagcCCACGGGATCTAGATGTCGATCGAGACAAACTTCGCCGCATCCTGGGACATGTTCCTATGGAAGTAGTTGACCAAACACTGGAAGCTACAACACAACTTGCGGAACGCTCTGGCAAAATGCCACTGCATCGACGTTTTAAAACGAAGTTTGAACAATTGCGATACCGCCGGTTGAAGTGTACGTTATATAGCGACACTTTCAAAACTACTGTTAAATCCTCCCGAGGACACACGCATACCCAAGGGTTTGTATGTGGTGATTCTTACTTTGTATACCACTTTCTTATGaaagcggaatccgaagCAGACCAAGGTCTTGCGTCAATTATACAAGATATAGGAATTCCGGCACAAATTCACACCGACaacgcaaaagtggaaaccttaagcaaatggaagaaaatcacTTCCGGTCACTGGAtaaaagtcacagtcacggaaCCATACTCACCGTGGCAAAACcgttgcgaacacgaattcgGTGCGGTTCGGATCCAGACACGACTTGTTATggaaacgacacaatgtCCAGAACAGCTTTGGGACTACGCGATTACCTACGTGGTAATTGTGCGTAATAATACCGCTCGCAAAGCCTTAAATTGGCAAACGCCCTTAACGGTTATGACAGGTGACACGAGCGATATTTCAGAATTGTTGGATTTCGAGTTCTACGAACCGgtacaatattttgacaatcctgaAATTAAATACCAACAAGCTAAGGCTAAAGTTGGTCGGTGGCTTGGTATTGCAacaaatgttggacaagctATGTGCTACTATGTCCTAACAGACAAAGGAACCGTGATAACGCGTTCCACAGTCACACCACTTCACAAAGTTGATTTGACTGCTTTGCAAACCTCTCTTACAGCTTTTGATGCTATGATAAGGGAGATTTATCAGCCTACTGATTTTGCTCACAGCACTAAAAAGCAAGCTGCCTCGTTACGACGAgatgaagcaatgaaggtTGCCAGAAAAACTGGTGAACCTGAAGATCCAGGAGTCCGTAACAGACATGTTCTGTATGACTTAAATGAGGGAGCCGACCATGACCAAGTGGAACCAGGACTATCAGTTGATGATTACTAcggtaacgacgacgaaaaagagtctGGTTCGTCGGATCTCCTTGTCGGCAGCGAAGTACTCCTTACTAAGGGAGGTATACAACATCTAGGCAAAGTCACCAAGCGTGATAAAAATGGCCAGCCCAAGGgctcaaacgaaacaaccaattATGTTGTCGAGTTCAATGATGGTactgaagagattcatggatacAATGCTCTGCTTGACGCTGTGTATAAGCAAGTTGATGATGATGGTAATGAATGGTATACTtttgaagatattgttgaCCATCAAAGGCGCCCACGTGGCGGCcgaggacgaacgaaaggTTGGTTCCTCCGTGTTAAATGGGCCAATGGTGAATACACCTGGGAGCCTCTTACCTctttaaaggaaagcaatccttacccagttgcaaaatatgcagcGTCAATGAATtaatgtcggaaaaagctttctcttaCTGGGCACCATTGGTACTGACAAAGGCTGATAGGTGGATTCGCGCTGCACgcacgcgaaaaaagaagaaccgaTACAAGTACGGTATAGAAGTTCCAAGGAACGTTGCCCACGCTTACGAGCTGgacaaacagaatggcaatcatctctgggctgaagccatccaaaaggaaatgggcaCGCTGCAGAAGATGGAGACCTTCACTATCCTATCGAAGGGAGAAAGAGCTCCCAAGGATTAAAAACGCATCCCCATGTGGattatttttgatgtcaaaatggacttccgaCGTAAGGcacgccttgttgctggaggccATGTGACAGACCCTCCCACTGATGATACTTATTCCAGTGTTGCTTCAAGGGAGAGTGTTCGACTAGGTTTCTTACTTGCCAGTCTGAACAATCTTGATCTTGTCTCAGTTGACATCGGTAATGCttacgtcaatgccgattgtcgtgaaaaggtctatgcaattgctggccctgagtttgaagagttcgagGGACGGACAGTCATCATTGCTAAGGCTCTGTATGGACTAACAGTCGCGGACACCATAAAGGGAACATATTTTCCCGTTATAAAGCTATCTATATATGCACTGATTGTACTGTTAGAAAGCTTGCTGAGGTATTTCGGTGATCTCCGACCCTTGTTTAGATACCTATATAAGGCCCTAAATATGCATAAATAACCCGGAAACTAAAGAGAAATTAAACTGGTACTATGTCTTCAATGTCTCCGTTCTCCATGGAAACGGCTTTGTTAGCCGCACCAAACACATCCTCTACATCGTTTTTCTCTCCGCTTTCttcaacaatacattgcgtgagtatagaagaatccaATACATTGcgagagtaagatgaataaaggggaaagcctcgaaaggccccgattgtattgtaattaattgGTAACTCAATtggtttgacctcgactgaatttagaattgagaattgtgtgtagagacaaatatggatgtaatctttttgagtgcaaacaaatcccttggagctcccttaggagtctcagtagaatcagtactactctccacggatagtcacatcactgggatagtaatgttctggtcaatcgtattcaaggagaccgtagcctctgtactgtcttctatgcgttgatcccgcagaatccagatgactgcaaatgaatgcaaatgaatgcatatgaatgcaaatgaatgcagatgaatgcagatgaacatgagaccctttgattgtgtgcagacttatctgcttcgattcaatcccagtttgtagatgtgaagaaggtattttctttacctctcaagggacgaccataatagagaaaatcgcttatgtaaagatgatttcttggtcggcaagacatgttATCATGCGTGTCAtaactgctgcatccttagatgcacacacatgtcacttcgcactgccttcgcaaatgacatttcggtattgacccgaaaaacattgtctctatccgcagcgtcgtacagacgacgactgggacagtaataaggctggcaaacatggccaatattcagagataggcactatgctagttgaatgttccaacaacaatagctatgacaattgctcaccttagtggcaaattgcagtattgcgtggctatactttatcatGGTCGCCTGTGGTCAATACTTCGTTAATCTATCTCTCGAGTTTTCCCCTCCTTCAAAACGATTATACGAATCACAAAAGTATCTTAACCGATGCGTTCCTATTTGACTTATGATAATTTCAGTCACAATGACTGGATTACAGGGTCGGAATGACCTGTGTACTTATCAATTTTGTCACCAGTCATTCGCAATTTtcagttttgttgtttgaACTTGTcacttttctgaaaattcATCCGAAATTTTTCCGAAATACCGTATCCTACCGTTTACTCAATTCCCACCGTTTCCACCGTTTACCATGGCTGATGCTGATGCTCCCAATGCTCCCGAAGCTGGTCTCGCTCCGGCTGTTGCTGCCAATGCCCCTGGTATTGTTGGTGACGCCCAAGCTGCCGCTTACGCTGcgtttgctgctgctgaagCTCAAATGGCGAACGCTCTCGCTGTTCTTGCGGGGGAAGCACCCCCTGATGCTCAACCCTTTCCTCCACCTCCGGGAGTGGCCGACATTCCAGTTGGCCTCCCTCCGGTTGTGGTGGATGCTCCTCTCATTGATCCGTACGACAGTCTTCTCATGAGGGCTGGCATGAACTACGGAACTCGCAAGGCTTTTTCTAAGGAGGGCTATGGTTTGATGTCTGACTTGGTTACTCTTAACCAGAAGCGACTTGAATCCCTCATTGATATGATGAACAAGAAGCATCGCGGTAAATCCTTTCAAGGCGCAATTCCGTTGGGCCTGAACCTTGTGGCTGAAGACCTTGAAATTGATATTGGCCACAAAACCAAGACCACTCTCAAAGTTATTCTCCATTGGGCGGACCTCCAGAAAAGTCTTGGATTAGACGTGAATGCCGAGGATTATACCAATGTTGTTGGTCAGCTTGCCCGCGAACGTATGGATGAAGAGGAGAAGATTCTTGAGGCGGCCAAGAAGCTTACGCCTTCTAAGCCAACAACCCTCAAGGATA
Proteins encoded in this region:
- a CDS encoding predicted protein — its product is MARVCKATGPTRKGATETVPEERVEEETPFEAVESPSKDSDNETQPSSMGDDNDSQSEIESYKIDTDIDFKYNPNFFEDKKALESVLRNTMGFGDIHVKSLQNEGLKTANDFLLISMSDINDLCDKLLFATVYRARLRASATWLRSQPDNVNITQEWTIPVMQLEMQMKAQASPFGISETNKTDNQFAIQTSFFMLKSLTSGGDAWGLIEPYEVSKNGRHAWIALCAFYEGASQVGLTTEEARTTILTLKYTGQSRNFTFTKYVQKHHTGNNILARNKEAYTDSQKTNFFLRGIVDPELMAFKAAAEANLNEWKFECVITYMRTQAAKLTSKDGKDSRNIRQATGLSKNRNNKNNRRKRSEYQSQGKGNKESGKGNNAPSTQLRKDIWDELSPGIKDAIKAAKRRASTDPRTAKRAKTSSMDNSNASIRHAGHQTDDIPKFLSQGKSLHGIETIDGNYILFELKGRTSLLYSRVPTRHELENCLHIDLTSDQPWDPNSKDWEDNEQRYTRHDRQRNARYTATDNADEENFYHGYFSLPDSKEFPVLPANNNVMNPHDFVREIKYATARVSKSSPRDLDVDRDKLRRILGHVPMEVVDQTLEATTQLAERSGKMPLHRRFKTKFEQLRYRRLKCTLYSDTFKTTVKSSRGHTHTQGFVCGDSYFVYHFLMKAESEADQGLASIIQDIGIPAQIHTDNAKVETLSKWKKITSGHWIKVTVTEPYSPWQNRCEHEFGAVRIQTRLVMETTQCPEQLWDYAITYVVIVRNNTARKALNWQTPLTVMTGDTSDISELLDFEFYEPVQYFDNPEIKYQQAKAKVGRWLGIATNVGQAMCYYVLTDKGTVITRSTVTPLHKVDLTALQTSLTAFDAMIREIYQPTDFAHSTKKQAASLRRDEAMKVARKTGEPEDPGVRNRHVLYDLNEGADHDQVEPGLSVDDYYGNDDEKESGSSDLLVGSEVLLTKGGIQHLGKVTKRDKNGQPKGSNETTNYVVEFNDGTEEIHGYNALLDAVYKQVDDDGNEWYTFEDIVDHQRRPRGGRGRTKGWFLRVKWANGEYTWEPLTSLKESNPYPVAKYAASMN